The Antechinus flavipes isolate AdamAnt ecotype Samford, QLD, Australia chromosome X, AdamAnt_v2, whole genome shotgun sequence DNA window cattcttttcctcattttatggataaagggATCGAGGAGCAGTCTATAGATGTGACTTTCCCCAGGTCAGCTTGAGTAAGTGGCAGGATCTGGTCTCTGATCTATGCCTTGTACCTTTTAACAGAGTATTCTTTCTGGCCTGGCTGCTCTGTGTAAGACAAAGGTACCTGTCTGGCCTCCACCGAATGGCTATCGGTACCCACTTATACAATGGCAGTGTTTCTTTAGGATCAATTCAGCTCATCCCCAAGTAGGGGTTGCTTTTCCTCTATGACTGATCTCCACAGATACTTAAAAGTGAGACCAGATCCTACCAAACTGGTAAGGATGATAGGATCTTTGCGGTTGCTTCCAGCTTCAGATCTGAGACCCACTAACTAGAGACCAAGGTCcctcatggaatcattagtttAGAACCAGAACTGACCTCAGAGGCCAGTTAGTTCaggttttcttattttacagggaaggaaactgaggctgagggttTCCTGGAGCCACATAGTAAGTGgaagagaccagatttgaagcacggttttctgactctagacttCAAAAACAGATCTAGAGATGGAGCAGCTGTACACATTTGGAAAGCTATCTACCTTCTTCaagttcttttcctatttccttacCTACAGGTTCTACTGTAAGACCCGAATCGGTGGCCTTCAGGACCAGGAGTGCATCTCATGCACCAAGCAGACCCCTGTGTCAGAGGTTCAATGTAAGTACCTTTTCCACTTCTTTGGAAGATAGAGTTAGCAGGATAGGGAGGTAGGAGCTCAGAAAGCACCATAAGGACTCTTGGGATAGACAGAAAGGAGAACATAGAAACATCAGCTGGGAAAATCCAGAGGGACCTCAAACCATAGAATGTCTGAGCCATGAAGAGAGGACTTTAGGCCAATAGTAGACAGTGAACGGAACATAGTTGGGTCacttgggcctcaatttcctcaataaaaagtaaaagaaaggctTGGAACCAGATCGAAAAATAACAGAACTGGAGCACTCATATATCTGGTGCAATCTTTGTGCAAAGGGAATACCCGCTTTAACATAACCAATAAGGCATTGTCCGTTCTTGGCTTGAAAAGGCCCTGTGAGGATATTTTGAGTTCCTCTGATGATAGAACATCAGGGTTAGAAGGAACTTCGGAGATCTTCAAGTCTAAGAAACTCATTTTGTGGGTAGTTTGAGAAGGGTGATGATTCGTCCAGGTTATTAGGCCTTATGATCATACAATGAAAAAATGGAGGGCCCAGAATCCATGCCCTCTCACCTCCCAAGTCTTTCCACCACACCACACTACTCTACCCCAGTAGGAAGGAGATCTCACTGTAGCAACCTATTCATAACCAGGATGAGGAGAGGCCTTTGACACTAGGATGTGAGAGACACACAAAGGAAGGTAGACTTCAGCCTAGAAGTAGCCCACTCGGCAAAGCTGAGAGCCTATTATCTTGACCCATTCTGCTGTTCCTTTCCATCTTATAATACAGGTGCCTTCCGACTGAGCTCTGTGAAGCTTGAGGTGCCCACGGCGCCCCCTCAGGAAGCCACACTCATGGTGCTAACAAGcagcctgctgattgtttttgtTCTGGCCCTCATATTCTTTGCCATCATCTACTGTAAGCGTTTCATCAAGCGCCAATTCCGGCATGGTAAGGCATGATACTGATGACGCTGAGGTAGCATTTATGcgatgtttttaaattttacaaaatgtttcacctatattctcttatttgatccatccccacaacaacccgaggaggtaagtgctattatctccatttaatagatgaggaaattaagattaagtgattttgctCATGTACACAGAGCTAcaaaatgtctgaggcaggaatagaactcaagtcttcctgtctccatgtCCTGACACTCAGTTTAGCACTCTATCTGCTACTTCTTGGGTGGCATGAGTGAGGTCCAATTGACTGAGGATTTTCTGGGACCTGGAGATAAGATAGACATCTAGGTAGACAGGGGAGACATTGTACTTGATTTCAAATGAGAGGTTCTAGGATCGAATTCTGACTTTGCTGCTATCTacctgtgtgatctgggcaagttgTTTccttccctgtgcctcagtttcctcctttctcaaatgagggggttagactagatgaccactGAAATCTCTCTCAATAGTATCTATGATACTATGTGTAAAGATcatactttaagaaaaaaaagcaaattgtatcTGTGTTAATATTCTTGCTGAAAATTAAACTGGAAGATGTAAAATTTTTAGCAAAATGAAAGGAACTCATGAGATCTCCTCAGAATGGGAAATAAAAGTTTGCTCATGGTAGACTCATTGGGCCTATAGGCAATAATAAGAAATAGTATTTTATGGGCTACTTGGTCATCTCATTTTGTAATGTGTATGAAGAGTGGATATAGATATGAACATCCACCAGGAAGAAAATCATAGCTtatttaccagaaaaaaaaaaaaaaacttgacaatATGAAGTTGGGCAtccgggagggagggagaaaatatgttTGGGATTAAGGCCTAAAAAGACCCCAAAGCTTATAGAGTGGCCTCAGTGGTCTCGGTCTTCTCAATCATGAATACTTTCAGAAGAGCGTGAGAAGGCTCTTCATATAGTTAGCCCCAAACagcatgatgaaaaatgaaattgacaaACAGAAAACAGCTGGTTACTCATGTGGGAGTCATTTTTAGCATCAGGTGTCTGTGCAATCAGATCATTGACTGGTTAAAGTAAAGGTCAAAACTCaaaccaaattagaagaaaggatgAACATGAGAAGATACTGTGTACAATTATAGCAGCTCCATCCTGAGGTATTCAAGTAAGCTGTTGACCCTGAAACATGAGCaatggataaagaaaaagaaactgacatTGACCATCACCATTTGCTACAACAGTGTAGCAGATGTAAAGTAGTACCACAACGAGGAGGCCAAAAGATCCCAGAAACCACTTTCACCAAGCATTTGCTCTTCTTGCTGAGACAAGAAACACTATAATCAAGGATTTAGAATaaactcatatgaaaaaatactgttgaatataatatatatgtatatataatgtacattaaTATAGTCTCACAATATagttgaatataatatatataatattaatagagTCACAATATAGTTGAATAtgatatctatataatatatatatattaatatagtcTCACAAAATAGTGGAAAGCAGTAAAGAGTAATTTGTGTGTGATATACCTCAATGAGATTACCCCATTAACCTTTGAAGACAGAACTGAAAAGGAGAGTAACAAAtagatataatattgaataaatttGACCACATTTGTACAGTGAATTACTCTCATCATTGGTGATAGTGGAACCATCATAGAGTAGACCATACTACTAATCCAGGAATTGATGTACCATTCTAGGAAAAGATACTTAAGAAGATAAAGCTGTTCTCagatcagtcaataaacatttcttaagtaccttCTTTGTGTCGGACTCtgagctaagtgctggggatacaaatagtgTTTggttggaagaaagaaaaaagaaaaatttgaaacacaagattttgcaaaggtgaatgttgaaaaatatctttgcatgtattttgaaaaaaaaccctattatttatatgaattaaatatataaatagaaatgatggcaactaaaaatagaataaatagaaaaaatagaaattgaaaaaatgataCTACATATAAGGATAGTTCAATCAAGAAAAATGAGCTTTGGGGTTACGTTGGTTCCAACACATGCAGAGCAGTTTGTAAATTTTATGGGTGAGCATAtacatctcagaaatcagcaaatgctccAAATCAGGGATTGATCAGTTGTTTTGTTGACTGGATTGACttcagaaagtgatggagaaaataataataataatagcacttgcatTTTCAGAGAGCTTGATGTTAAACATTTATAGCATGTCCCTCAGTAAGGTAGTTTTAGGGAGAATGCTAATGAACATTGGTTTGGTCTTGTTGAGTTGAAGTGTTAGCGGGACAACAAGTGGAGATGTCTAGATGGTATTGGAGAGATTAGAGAGTCTGGAGTTTAGATGATATGTCATGAGTGGGGTTAGAAATTTGGGAGTCATCTGCTTCAAGTGGTATTTGAGGTGGTGGAAGGGACTAAGATTTCCAGGTAAGAGCATGGAGAcatagaaatgaagagaaaagtagAGAGGAATCATCAATAGTACCTTGGGGGAGAAAGTAAGGTTTGAAAAAAAGCATGGGGAACCAGCCTAAAAGAGGGGTTTGCAgaactctttcattttcttttcttaatagaattttatttttctaaacatatgaaaGACAGTGTccatcattcacctttgcaaaaccttgtgtttctgatttttctccctcttccccctgccAAGACAGTAAGTTATGCAATGTAGGtaaaacttgtgcaattcttctaaacttatttccatattcatcagactgcacaagaaaaatcagatccaactatgagaaaggaaaaagaaacaagcaaataacaaaaacgataaaaatggtgaaaatcctatgcttcGATCCACGtttagtccccatagttctctctctggatgtggatggcactttccattctaagtctgttggaattgcagAACTctcaaatatgatcttatttgagcctcacagctCTGGGAGgaaggcattattattatccctactgtACAAATGTGGACACTGAGacaagcagagattaagtgactttgcctAAGGTCACCCAGTTAGGAAGTtttagagacaggatttgaattcagctcttcctgattccaaatcctgcACTTTATTCTTGGCCCTACCTAACTGCcttaaagagacagagatagactcAAGAGAACATGGCATCTCTGAGGCTGAGAACCGAGAGAAGTCCCGTAGTAAGAGGTGGTTGCCATTATCCCAAAGTTGTTGAGGTCAAGGAAAATGAGGAGTAAAACAGTGATGGTCGAAATTTGCATCAGGAAATCGTGGGTGACCAATAAGTATCAGATCTGGGACACAGTTCAAACGTTCATTTTGTTTGAATCCCCAGGGCCTAGCAAACAAAAGTGAACGTGTCAGTGTTCCCAAGAACCTTaagtcattttcaaaaaaaagtccCTGTTTTTGCCCTAAGGGAGTTTAATGGGGGAGAGGGGACAGGAGGGCTAAGGCCCATATATGACAAGACAACCAGGAATGCTGGGAGGTGGGTGATTGCATAGCAAAAGACTAGGATGACACAAAGAGTtataggagagaaaatggaagttCCCTTGTCTCCAGCTCTGATACCCTAAGTTTTGAGTGACTAGAATGCTGGATTCAAAGGCAGAGGGACgcatctagctgtgtgacctttgacGCTTCCCTCTTTGGGCCTGCTTCTTCATTGGTAAAGCTAGAGGCTAAGGTCTGGTGAATTCGAAGGTCCCTATCAATGCTATATCACCTGATCCTGGCTACTTTAAGGCCAAGAATTGTACATTGACAGGAGAAGCTAGGGCCTTGCTTGAAAGACAGTCAGAGAGGTACAATGTCAAAGCATTGAAGAGATGAACAAGATGGCGTAGGTGGAACCATGTGGCCAATGGAGTGCTAGGTGTGGGAAGCAAGCAGGAGACGAGAATAAGAGTTGCCAAGCAAAGTATCACTTATAAGGTTGTACAAGTAAGTCACCAGAGAAAAGATTGGATTCTCCAGGAGAGCTAAGAACAGGGCagacttccattttttttccagctgaGTCACAGTCTTTTCTTGCAAAGCAGGCAATTGAGTCAAAATGGCTCTAAATAGAGAGCATTGGCTTTCCTCTTCAAGCCAGGGCCTGACACTGTTATAAGCAAGACTTGAGGAGCAGCAAGATGGGCCCAGCTTGGGGCAGCTGAACCCTCAAGACTCAGACCTAGCCTATATTGTTATTAGCAGGGTATCCTAACTTTTCAAAGCCTCATCTATCAAAGGAAGATAATAATCAAGGAAGGGCAATTTAAATGAGCCAAAGATTGATAGGACTTCCATTTGGAACAGCCACTAAATCCAGACATTTTCATTCTTGAATGAAAAAGACCAAGAAGGTACACAATCTAAGAGAATAAATTCTTGAGGTCATATATGTCTTTGGTCACTACTACTAGACAGTGCTACTAAAtgccaccccccaaaaaaagatttctgGAAATAAAAACGTCCAACAGCAAGcagggatagctagatggtgcaagtGGTTTGAGCCCCCAGGCCCAGACTtgagaagaattgaattcagtgtGTGATTCTggagccttctgcatccagagaaagggctgtggggactaagtgtggatcacaacttggtattttcatttttttgttgttgtttgcttgcattttgttttctttctcattttttttccttttgatctgatttttcttgtgcagcatgagaattgtggaaatatctatagaagaactgtacatgtttaacctgtattggattacttcctatctaggggagggggtagagaagggagggagaaaaaaaaattggaacaccaagttgctgaatgctgaaaattatctatgaaaaagcttaaaaatatatgtgatcctgggtaagtcacttcacatccatttgccacacCTCTGAAAAACGTGGATAATACTACCATCTACTTCCCTTGCTTATCGTAAGgatgaaatactatttgtaatattttgtaataatttgcaatatttgcaaaatgcttagtaGTGACTAGCATagagtaagtgctatataaatgtttaactatctaagtacctactatgtaccagttcCTTGAGTAGGCCCTGGGTGTACAAAGTCCTTGTCTTTTGGAAGCTTACATTCCACTTTGGGGAAACAACATcggtcaatcaatcaatatttatttttttaaaaaatatctttttattttcaaaacacattcataTCGTATTCCCTTCTACGTAAATGTAATGTAAATTataatgtaaaatgtaatataaattataacataaaaataatgcaaaaagtaGATATGTAGCAGCATATTAATCAGTGTCTTGAACCATTAGGAAAAAATGTCActgaaaagaaagacaatgaaaTCGTATTCCCTTCTATGTAAAGTGGAACTGGCTATCCTTGAATTTGTAATCAAAGACAACCTAGAGTGGTGGAATATGTGTCCAGAGGTTCAGGATCAAAATCCTGgccaacctcattttacagataaggaaactgaggcccaacaAGGGGAAATGAGGTACCTGGAGGACCCAAAGTTTCATTCGGGTTCCCCGATTTCAAGCTTATGTGAACTAGTCCTTTCCAACACACTGGCTTGTCTGCAATCCTGGGTACGGGGATAAGACCCAAGGTGAAGATCAGTCAGATGTTGATACAGTTTCTAACCTTTCCCTCCATTGGTCATAATGGATGAGGAAAAGTCCCAATCTCTGAAAAGCAGAGGATGAAGTCCTACAGTTGACTCAGAGCTCAACCAATCAGCACTAGTCTAGATCTTTATATTTGGACCAAAAGCCAGACTGGCTCCAGAGAATAGGACTGGGCCCACCATCCAAGCCTGGGCCCTGAGCCTAACTAGTAAACTGTCCCTAGAGGTTGCCATCAAGCGGTCACTTGTAACTCGGAAGTAACAAAGCCGATAGGTCTCATCACCCCTCCTTTGCATAGAGACCCCCGCCACTGCCATTTTGTTATCTTAATATACTAAACACAAACAAAAGCCTGGCTTGGAGAGCCGCTATCACCACTGTCGGCAGGTAGGAGCTATAAGTTGGGAAGGAGGAGAGTAATAGAGGAAGGCCCCTCTTCCTTTTGCTTGCCTTCCTCCTCactcattcccttctttccttcccctgcAGGCTTCATTGGATCTCCAGACTTTCGGGGACAGAGAGAAATATCTCAGGCTTCTGATTATGCAGGTCTATGCCACAGCAGAGAGCTGGGCATGAAGAATATCGGTCCTGTTGTCGAACAAAATGGAGGTGAGTGTCACTTTCCTCTGTTTAATTCCTGAGGGTTACTTACATAGTGTGGCAGCTCCCTAACAAAGCCAAAGCACTTGAGCTCAGGAGGTTTGTAGATACCGGCTATAAGTCCTTTGGCTGGTGGACCAAAGCCTTCTCCTCAAGGTTAGTAATCAGAGCCCCTTCCCAGAGTTCTGTTCCTGGAGCCAGCTACTTCCCAGCTCAGGTGTGATCATCAGAAAGACTTTCCGAAAGTGAAAAAGAAGGGTGAAGGGTATACGGCTGGTGGCGAAACGACTGGGTGGGATTCCATTTCCCAGCTTTTGTCCTATAGAGGGGACAAGTCAGTTCTGTACCTGTAATGACCAACCCGTCAAGATGCCCGGTCGTGAGCGCATGAGATGCCCTAGTTGGAATCGAGTCCTATTGTCTGATCTGTGGGAGCGAGCCTTTGACTTTGGCTTCCTGTTTCCAGCCCCTGAGGATTCGGTTCAGTTTGTGGCTGACAGTCCAGCATCCAGAGCGAAGGAGAGTGAGCGGCTTCATCAGTTACAGTCCAACCTTGAGCCTTATCCCAGGAAACTGGCTTGCGGCACCGCAGACGCCGCCCAGGCCCTCATCCATACCTGCCCGCCTTCGGAGGCCCAAGCCGATCCAACGGGGCACCCCCTGACGCTTCCCTCCTGCGCTTCGGAGACACAGTCGTGCTGGGCCCATGCCCCCGTTGAATGCACCGAGCTGGATCTTCACAAATTTTCGAGCTGCAGCCCTTATGCCAGTGTGGAAGGGCACAGGGAGGCTGTCATCTGGGCCACACCAGGGGGTGCCGGAGATAGAGTGGGGTTCACCCCTTCCCTGTACCACTTAGAGGGAAAGTCTCCTGCACCAGATTCTTCCTTTAAGGTAATTAATGTCACAGTAGGGTGGGGAATACAGAGAAAGATGGATAAGAGGTCCCAACGGCCAAACTACCTTCTTTGCTTCCTCCTTAGGTCTCTTCGGCCAATGGTGGCCACACATCCTGGTAAACTGCAAGCTGCCTCCTGAATGGACTTCGAGCTCCAGTATCGATGACTTATTCCATATCTGCTCTGCaagtgggggggggaggtgcAGTTTGGCTCCCTAGACTAGTCTTCCCTCCATTTTCCAAAAGCAACTGATTTAACTATTTGAATGATCTTTCTTATGTTTGGTCAAGGGGAGGGGGTGCCGCCACCGAGGCTTCTGgacatttcttgtatttttttttttttactaaattccACAAAGGAACCTAAAGTTAAGGGGAGTCCGGTGGTggtaaaaaatgagatttttttactAGCATATCTAACCCTCAAtcaacctcccctcccccagcctccaGCTTTTTAGAGTTTGGCGAAGAATCTGAATTTATATGGGTTTTGAACATTCACTTGAAAAACCCATGGTAGCTCTGACTGCCAAAACAGTGGTGGGCCCTGGGAAAAAAACAGACTCTGCTTTGAGAGCCCAGGGCCAGATGGTTTCCGTGAGCCAATCGTCTCCGATGCCCATCCCCACCAACTCAGGAAGTGCCCGTTCTGTGGGCCACCTTTTTGACTTTCCGGCTGGTTGGTAAAGACTTATGCTCGCCCGGTGTTATTCCCAGCTACTTCTGGGATCCCTCAACCACAATTTGGGCTGaagacaaatgtttttttttttttccctttgacttgGAAAATGGGATGCCAGCCTCAAAGACCTCAGAAGGACTGGGGATTGGAATAGGGAATCCCTCATGGGGCTCAGGGATCATATTTATGGTGCTTTTGTGAATTCAAGACCTCTTCTGCCTCATACCTGTCTGTCAGCTACTAGAACAgtcacccccacacacacacccaagaTTCTAGAGCATCAGTTTGCAAAGGCTGGCCAGCCAGCTAACTTGAACTATATTTTTCTCCCCACCCCTGTGACCTGTCAGCTCTGACAAATCTAACAATTATTGAGCACCTTCTTTTTTACAAGGCCCTGTGACTATTCTAATGGATGGAAATGATGCAAGAACTTAATTGATATAAGAAGCTGTTCAGAAGCTTAACAAACCTCAGAATATTCAGGTTCTGCCTCTCCCCCACCCCGGGGATATTGGGGGGAGGAGCAGGTTTTTGGTGGGCCTCCTCCCCCCCAGCTGTGTTCCAGAAGCCCCAGAGAAACTGCACAACACGTTACCATCTGAACAGGCCCTGATCCCCAGCAGGCACCCTCTTAACAGAGGCTAGGAACACCACAGGggctcccttcttccttctggtCTGAATTACTCAATCTCTCTTGCTTTTAGGGATCTcagaagtatgtgtgtgtgtgctgggggagggggagcctgCCCAGGGGTTGGAATGAATCAAGGCTGTATTTTGAAACTTAACTGGATATTACAATATCCAGTCTGCCCACCACAGC harbors:
- the EDA2R gene encoding tumor necrosis factor receptor superfamily member 27, giving the protein MECQENQYRDQWGHCVTCQQCGPGQELSKECGYGEGGDAFCTPCPPRRYKSGWGHHSCQACLTCAVINRVQKFNCTATSNGVCGDCLPRFYCKTRIGGLQDQECISCTKQTPVSEVQCAFRLSSVKLEVPTAPPQEATLMVLTSSLLIVFVLALIFFAIIYCKRFIKRQFRHGFIGSPDFRGQREISQASDYAGLCHSRELGMKNIGPVVEQNGAPEDSVQFVADSPASRAKESERLHQLQSNLEPYPRKLACGTADAAQALIHTCPPSEAQADPTGHPLTLPSCASETQSCWAHAPVECTELDLHKFSSCSPYASVEGHREAVIWATPGGAGDRVGFTPSLYHLEGKSPAPDSSFKVSSANGGHTSW